The genome window CAACCAATCGTCTTTATTTTAGTTCTCATCGTCTTTGGCGCTATCTTCCTAGGTTTGATTTTTATCAATGCATTTCGCATCGCACGCATGAATGCCCTTCAGCTCTCTCGTGAAAAAGCCAGTGGTGAGAAAAAAGGACGATTCTTAGGTTTCCAAACCATTCTAGGTCTAATCAGTCTAGCAGCTGGTTACTACCTAGCAATAACAGTCGAAAACCCACTTTCTGCTGTTCTGATTTTCTTCGTAGCAGTTTTGTTGGTAATCTTTGGTACCTATCTCTTGTTTAATGCAGGGATCACAGTTTTCCTACAAATATTGAAGAAAAATAAGCGTTACTATTACCAACCTAATAACATGATTTCCGTGTCCAATCTCATTTTCCGCATGAAGAAAAATGCGGTTGGTCTGGCGACGATTGCTATTCTCTCAACCATGGTCTTGGTGACTATGTCTGCTACAACGAGCGTCTTCAAGGCTTCAGAAACTTTCAAAAAGGTCATGAATCCACATGATTTTGGGATAACAGGACAGAATGTTGAAAAAGAAGACATAGAAAAACTCTTGAACCAGTATGCTAGCGATAAGGGATTGACTGTAACAAAGAAAGAAGTCCTTACATACAGTAACTTTGGTGTGGCAAATCAAGAAGGTACAAAATTGACAATTTTTGAGAAAGGTCAAAATCGTGTTCAACCGAAAACTATTTTTATGGTCTTTGACCAAAAAGACTATGAGAATATGACGGGGCAAAAACTTGCACTTTCAGGTAAGGAAGTTGGATTGTTTACTAAAAACAAAGAACTTCAAGGACAAAAAGAACTGACTCTGAATGACCAGATCTACACAATCAAGGAAGAAATCAAAAAGGATTTTATTCTTGAACATGTCCCAAATCAGTACAATATTCTAACTTCGGACTATAACTATCTGGTTGTTCCTGACCTACAAGCCTTTCTTGACCAACATCCTAATTCTTCTATCTTTAATCAATACTATGGTGGTATGAATGTAACGGCTAGCGAGGACGAGCAGCTTAAAATTGCAGATGACTATTCAAAATTCGTTAACAACTTTAATAGAGAATTAAACAAAGAAGGAAGCTATGTTTATGGAAGTAACCTGGCTGATAGTAGTGCTCAGATGAGTGCTCTCTTTGGTGGAGTCTTCTTCATCGGTATCTTCCTTTCTATCATCTTTATGGTGGGAACAGTCCTCGTTATCTACTACAAACAAATCTCTGAAGGCTATGAAGACCGTGAACGTTTCATCATTTTGCAAAAAGTCGGTCTCGATCAAAAGCAAATCAAGCAAACCATCAACAAACAGGTCCTAACTGTTTTCTTCCTCCCATTGCTATTTGCCTTCCTACACCTTGCCTTTGCCTATCACATGCTTAGCCTCATCCTAAAAGTCATTGGGGTACTAGATGCAACCATGATGTTGACTGTCACTTTGTCGATTTGTGCAATCTTCCTCATCGTCTATGTTTTAATTTTTATGATTACCTCAAGAAGCTATCGCAAGATTGTGCAAATGTAAAAAAGATACCTCGATGCTGGTCGAGGTATTTCTTTTATCTTAGATACTAAAGAGTTGTCCTAAGAGGAAGGTTACTCCCATGGTGAGAAGTCCGATACAGAGGTTACGGATCATAGCAGTTTTCGTAGGAGCTTTTCCTAATTTAGCACTGGTATAGCCAGTGACGAGAAGGGAAAGGGCCACGATAAAAACAGTAGCAGGAATGCGATAGTCACTTGGAAAGACAGTGATCGAAAGCATAGGAGGAAGACTTCCCAGTACAAAGGCGATAAAGCTAGAGATGGCAGCATGCCAAGGATTGGTAAATTCTTCGTACTCGATACCGTATTTTTCCTCGACCAAGGCTTTGAGTGGATTTTTTAAAAAGGCCTTGTTGGTCAAGAGTTGGGCGGACGTTTCACACTCACCATTTTGAAGGTAAGCGGCATAGAGGGATTGTTTTGCAGATTCGATGTCCTTATCCAAGAGCAATTGTTCTCTGGCAACAGCGGCTTCTTCCGTGTCTTTCTGAGTGGATACAGAGACATATTCGCCACCTGCCATAGAAAAAGCACCAGCGAGGATAGCGGCCAATCCTGATAAAAAGATAATCAAGATACTGCTCGTCGCACTGGCAACACCGATAACGACTCCAGCGATGGAAATAATCCCGTCATTGGCACCCAGAACACCCGCGCGCAGGATATTGAGTCGGCCTGCAAAGTTTGCATCAATTTCATGTTTTATTTCTGTCATAGTCATCTCCTTTCTCTCCATTATAGAGAAAAGAGTAGGGGAAAACAATCTTTTTAAACTATCTGAAAAAAGTTCTACAATTCTAATTTTTAAGCGCTTTTCTAATTCTGCCGAAAAATGCTACTTCAAATTCTCCAATATTAAATTTTCTGACAATTTGTTGAAAAACTAAGGAAAGGATGTCATAATGGAACGTAAAATAAATTCAGGCTTCCTGAACCAATAGGAGTAACTAATGAAAAAACTAGGTGTTGTCCTTTTATCTTCTGCTTTGCTATTGACAGCATGTGCAGTCCGTTTTGAAAAATCAACCGAGACAAGTGATTCCTCTAAGGTGACAGCTTTATCAGATGACAAACAAAAACTACTTGATAAGGCAACCGCAGATTATAAGACTTTTGTTCAAGGACAAATTGATAAGCTTTTAACGGATACAGAAGGATTTGTCCAGCTTTTGAAAGACGGAAAATTGGAGGAAGCCAAGAAAGCTTATCCACTTGTTCGTATGGCTTATGAACGTTCAGAACCAATCGCTGAGAGTTTTGGTGAGTCAGATGTCAAGATTGACTTCCGTTTAGCAGACTATATGGACGAAAACAAGACAGAGGAAGGTTGGTCAGGTTTCCACCGTATCGAGCGTATCCTTTGGGAAGAAAACACAACTAAGGGGATCGAAAGTTATGGAGATCAGCTTGTCAATGATATCAAAGAGTTGAAGGCTAAGGTAGCGACTGTTGAAGTAGATCACAAGATTATGTTGACTGGAGCAGTTGACTTGCTTAACGAAGTGGCGACAAGCAAGATTACGGGTGAAGAGGAAATCTACTCTCATACAGATTTGTACGACTTCCGCGCTAATATCGAGGGAGCTGAAAAGATATTTCAACTCTTTAAACCTTTACTAGAAAAATCAGATGCTGCTTTAGTTAAAGAATTAGAAGCTGATTTCAAATCTGTTAATAGCTTGTTGGACAAACATATGACAGATAAGGAACACTACAAACTTTATACAGACTTAACCAAAGAAGACACCAAGGAATTGGCTGAAGCCGTGACAAAACTTGGTGAACCTCTATCACAAATGGGCAAATTTCTTGATGGAGAATAAGCGGTATGACTAAGAAAGACGAAAAGTTTTTTGAGAAAAAAATGGACCGTCGAGAATTTCTAAAAAAAGCGGGTATTGGAGGTGCTGGTCTAGCACTTGGTCTCTCTGGTGCCTCCGCTTTTTTAGCGCCTAAGCTAGACAAGCAGGAAAAAATCTCGGACGGTAATGAAAAGATTGACTTTTATGGGAAACACCAAGCGGGTATCACGACCCCTATGCAGAAGAATATCTATTTTGTTGTCCTAGATTTGCATACGACAGATAAAGATAAGATTATCCAGCTTTTTAAGGATTGGACGGATTATAGTGCCAAGTTGGTAGAAGGAGAATTGGTCAAAAAAGATGGTCAGAATGCCCTCTTGCCTCCTAGCGATACTGGAGAAACAGTGGGGCTAAATCCTCATCGTTTAACGCTGACTTTTGGTGTGTCTGCTAGTTTCCTGAAAAAGATGAATTTGGAGCACAAGCGTCCTCAACTTTTTAGGGATTTCCCCCCCTTTCCAAAGGAGCAACTGCGTGAAAAATATACTGGTGGAGATATTGTTATCCAAGCCTGTGCAGATGACGAGCAAGTTGCTTTTCATGCTATTCGCAATCTTATCCGTAAAGGGAGAAATGCAGTGACCCTCCGTTGGAGCCAATCTGGATTTGCTGCTATTGGGGATCGTATGGAGACACCACGCAACCTTTTTGGTTTCAAAGATGGAACAGCCAATGTGACCAAAGAAAAGGATTTTGATCGTGTTGTCTGGGCCGACAGCAAGGACTGGATGGAAAATGGATCCTATATGGCCGTTCGTCGCATCCAAATGTTTCTCGATACTTGGGATCGAACCAATCTTGAAGAGCAAGAAAATACCTTTGGTCGTTATAAGGAAAGTGGTGCTCCCTTTGGTAAGAAGAATGAGTTTGATGAAGTAGATTTGAGTCTTTTACCAAATGATTCGCATGTTCGATTAGCCAAAGAGGTAGATAAGCCACTCTTACGACGTTCCTATTCATACTCAGATGGCATTGATGATAAGACTGGACAATTTGACACAGGCTTACTCTTTATCTCTTTCCAGAAAGATCCAGACAATTTTGTCAAGGTTCAAACCAACCTCGGAGCTACAGACAAGATGAATGAGTATGTAACCCACATCGGTAGCGGTCTTTTTGCCTGCTTTGGTGGAGTAGAGAAAGGAGGCTATATTGGTCAGAAATTATTGGAAGACTAGCATTTGTTTCTTGGCTTTGTCTGTTCTCTTGTTAACTATTTCTCCTGTTAGTGCGAAGGAAAGTCTGAGTTCTTATTTTGTAAAGATTACGGATGCCTCTCAGGCTTTAAAAAACGGAAATCAGGCAGAAGCCAAGGCCCTAGTTAGAGAAATGGCAATGGATTTTGAAACAGTAGAACATGCTGATTCAGATGCTGGAAAGGTTGTCAAGGAAAAACTTGACCTGTCAGGGGAGATTAGTGAAGAAAATCTGACACAGATCTCCTCTGCCCTTCTAGCTTTTGAAAAAGAGCAAAATCCAGTAGATCTTGATGCTGAAAAGGAAAAACTTGTCAGTCGCTTAAGACCACGTTTTGAGACTTTGGATAAGGCAATTTCTTCCAAAGACATAGAGCAAATTCGAGAAGCCTATAAAAAGATGAATTCCACTTGGACGATCAATGAGAGTGTTGTCCGTGACAACAGTACAGCTCATTATGGTCAAGTAGAAACAGCTATTTCTTTCTTACGGAGTAGCATTGAAACGGAGCCGACAGATTATGATGCTATCCAGTCTTCTTTTAATGGCTTAAAAACTGCCATTGATAACTTCGTAGATGGCAAAGAAGTGGCGACAAGTTCCTCTAATCTAAGTCTCAAAGATGGCATTTCCCTTCTCAAAAAAGCCTTGGAAGAATTTAAAGCTGGAAACCCGACGGCAGGGACAGTTGCCATGAAAGAGTTTATTACTATATGGCCAACTGTTGAAGGTTCTGTTAGTACGACCAATCCTTCCCTCTACACCCGAGTTGAAAGTGAAAGCCCTGTAATCATGGTTAAGGGAAGTGAGAAGGAATATCAAGAAAAATTAGAAAAACTGATTGCAGATTTATCTCAAATTGACACTAGTGCTACCTACAATGCTTTTGATGCTATGCTCATTCTCTTACGTGAAGGAGTAGAGGCCCTCTTAATCGTCATGGCTCTAGTCACAACTTTAAAAGCAGCCAAGATGCGCAAAGGACTCAAGTGGGTATACGGTGGAGCCCTAACAGGTATCGTTGCGAGTCTAGTGATTGCATTTATACTACAAATTGCCTTTCCTGCAGTAACATCAGGGGTCAATCGCGAAATCATCGAAGGATCTGTTGGTATTTTTGCGGTAGTGATGATGATTTTGATTGGTATCTGGCTTCACAGTAAATCCTCGATCAAAAAATGGAATGACTTTATGGATTCGCAGATGAAAACTGTGACCAAGACAGGTTCATTCATTTCCATGTTTGCTCTTAGTTTTCTAGCTGTTTTCCGTGAAGGAGCAGAGACCATTCTATTTTACGTAGGGATTTTACCGAAAATATCTCGTTTTGAGTTTATCCTAGGTATTTCTCTAGCCTTGTTAGTCTTGCTGATTATTGCATTTCTGATGAACAAGGCGAGTCAATTCTTCCTACCTCATAAGGTCTTCTTTATCTTAACTTGGATGATTTATGCTCTTGCCTTCAAGATGCTTGGAGTTAGTGTGCATGCTTTGCAGCTGACAAATATGGCACCAAATCACCTGCTATCAAGTTTCCCAACTATCGACCTATTGGGCATCTATCCAAGTTGGGAAGGTTTAGGAAGTCAACTAGTCTTTTTGATAATTGTTTTGGTTGTCACATTGAGACAGGGTGAAAAGTAGATGGATACAAAAGAATTGACAATCGTTGAACATCTGGTAGAATTTAGAAAGAGATTCATTGCTGTTATAGTCTGTTTTTCTATAGTTTTCTGCGGAGCTTTATTGTTTGCTGATCAGCTTTATTACTATCTGACTCAGTCCTTTAATCAAAAGTTGATTGTATTAGGTCCAAATGACATTCTGTGGATTTATTTGCGCTTGGCGAGTCTAATGTCCTTTACCATTACGCTACCTTTTACAGTTTATCAGATTTGGAGTTTTATCAAACCAGGATTGAAAACAGAAGAAGCAAGAGCAATCTTTGTCTATATTCCAGCTAGTTTTATTTGCTTTCTACTTGGACTGGCCTTTGGATTCTACTTTGTGACACCAGCCTTACTTCAAGTGCTTTTAGGTCTTGGGGAAGGATTATTTGAAACTCAATTAACAGCGCAGAACTACTTAGCCTTTGTTTTTCAAACAACCCTACCCTTGGGTTTCATCTTTGAATTGCCTGTCATCATCGCTTTTCTAACGTCGATTGGCTTGATTGGACCAGGGTTCTTAGTTACCTATCGCCGTTATGCATACTTTATTTTATTGGTACTAGCTGTTATTTTGACACCTGCTGATTTTATCAGCGATCTAGCTATGACTGTTCCTTT of Streptococcus oralis contains these proteins:
- a CDS encoding VIT family protein — its product is MTEIKHEIDANFAGRLNILRAGVLGANDGIISIAGVVIGVASATSSILIIFLSGLAAILAGAFSMAGGEYVSVSTQKDTEEAAVAREQLLLDKDIESAKQSLYAAYLQNGECETSAQLLTNKAFLKNPLKALVEEKYGIEYEEFTNPWHAAISSFIAFVLGSLPPMLSITVFPSDYRIPATVFIVALSLLVTGYTSAKLGKAPTKTAMIRNLCIGLLTMGVTFLLGQLFSI
- the efeO gene encoding iron uptake system protein EfeO, with amino-acid sequence MKKLGVVLLSSALLLTACAVRFEKSTETSDSSKVTALSDDKQKLLDKATADYKTFVQGQIDKLLTDTEGFVQLLKDGKLEEAKKAYPLVRMAYERSEPIAESFGESDVKIDFRLADYMDENKTEEGWSGFHRIERILWEENTTKGIESYGDQLVNDIKELKAKVATVEVDHKIMLTGAVDLLNEVATSKITGEEEIYSHTDLYDFRANIEGAEKIFQLFKPLLEKSDAALVKELEADFKSVNSLLDKHMTDKEHYKLYTDLTKEDTKELAEAVTKLGEPLSQMGKFLDGE
- the efeB gene encoding iron uptake transporter deferrochelatase/peroxidase subunit, coding for MTKKDEKFFEKKMDRREFLKKAGIGGAGLALGLSGASAFLAPKLDKQEKISDGNEKIDFYGKHQAGITTPMQKNIYFVVLDLHTTDKDKIIQLFKDWTDYSAKLVEGELVKKDGQNALLPPSDTGETVGLNPHRLTLTFGVSASFLKKMNLEHKRPQLFRDFPPFPKEQLREKYTGGDIVIQACADDEQVAFHAIRNLIRKGRNAVTLRWSQSGFAAIGDRMETPRNLFGFKDGTANVTKEKDFDRVVWADSKDWMENGSYMAVRRIQMFLDTWDRTNLEEQENTFGRYKESGAPFGKKNEFDEVDLSLLPNDSHVRLAKEVDKPLLRRSYSYSDGIDDKTGQFDTGLLFISFQKDPDNFVKVQTNLGATDKMNEYVTHIGSGLFACFGGVEKGGYIGQKLLED
- the tatC gene encoding twin-arginine translocase subunit TatC, which translates into the protein MDTKELTIVEHLVEFRKRFIAVIVCFSIVFCGALLFADQLYYYLTQSFNQKLIVLGPNDILWIYLRLASLMSFTITLPFTVYQIWSFIKPGLKTEEARAIFVYIPASFICFLLGLAFGFYFVTPALLQVLLGLGEGLFETQLTAQNYLAFVFQTTLPLGFIFELPVIIAFLTSIGLIGPGFLVTYRRYAYFILLVLAVILTPADFISDLAMTVPLISLYELSIAISKSIVKKKMKGEKNGNLT
- a CDS encoding FTR1 family iron permease, coding for MVRNYWKTSICFLALSVLLLTISPVSAKESLSSYFVKITDASQALKNGNQAEAKALVREMAMDFETVEHADSDAGKVVKEKLDLSGEISEENLTQISSALLAFEKEQNPVDLDAEKEKLVSRLRPRFETLDKAISSKDIEQIREAYKKMNSTWTINESVVRDNSTAHYGQVETAISFLRSSIETEPTDYDAIQSSFNGLKTAIDNFVDGKEVATSSSNLSLKDGISLLKKALEEFKAGNPTAGTVAMKEFITIWPTVEGSVSTTNPSLYTRVESESPVIMVKGSEKEYQEKLEKLIADLSQIDTSATYNAFDAMLILLREGVEALLIVMALVTTLKAAKMRKGLKWVYGGALTGIVASLVIAFILQIAFPAVTSGVNREIIEGSVGIFAVVMMILIGIWLHSKSSIKKWNDFMDSQMKTVTKTGSFISMFALSFLAVFREGAETILFYVGILPKISRFEFILGISLALLVLLIIAFLMNKASQFFLPHKVFFILTWMIYALAFKMLGVSVHALQLTNMAPNHLLSSFPTIDLLGIYPSWEGLGSQLVFLIIVLVVTLRQGEK
- a CDS encoding ABC transporter permease, whose translation is MFRLTNKLAVSNLIKNRKLYYPFALAVLLAVTITYLFYSLSLNPNIGKIRGGETISMTLALGMVVVTIASGIIVLYANSFVMKNRSKELGVYGMLGLEKRHLISMVFKELVIFGSLTLTAGLGLGALFDKLIFALLLKLMKMKVELVSTFQPIVFILVLIVFGAIFLGLIFINAFRIARMNALQLSREKASGEKKGRFLGFQTILGLISLAAGYYLAITVENPLSAVLIFFVAVLLVIFGTYLLFNAGITVFLQILKKNKRYYYQPNNMISVSNLIFRMKKNAVGLATIAILSTMVLVTMSATTSVFKASETFKKVMNPHDFGITGQNVEKEDIEKLLNQYASDKGLTVTKKEVLTYSNFGVANQEGTKLTIFEKGQNRVQPKTIFMVFDQKDYENMTGQKLALSGKEVGLFTKNKELQGQKELTLNDQIYTIKEEIKKDFILEHVPNQYNILTSDYNYLVVPDLQAFLDQHPNSSIFNQYYGGMNVTASEDEQLKIADDYSKFVNNFNRELNKEGSYVYGSNLADSSAQMSALFGGVFFIGIFLSIIFMVGTVLVIYYKQISEGYEDRERFIILQKVGLDQKQIKQTINKQVLTVFFLPLLFAFLHLAFAYHMLSLILKVIGVLDATMMLTVTLSICAIFLIVYVLIFMITSRSYRKIVQM